The following coding sequences are from one Desulfosporosinus orientis DSM 765 window:
- a CDS encoding sugar ABC transporter substrate-binding protein translates to MKKKLLGLVSVLLMGTLLVGCSSNKPAESGSASGEKTYKVAYIARAQSDSFAAWLANAVKDEATKYPNIKLEVFDGQANDDKENSMIENAITNKFDLIIVQPNSGESQRPYVEKVVQAGIYAITTNARIAGIEGASSVDAQPYEQAAVNARAALTQVPQNAKVVVLKGPSGNFHADERRASWQKEFFDKRPDVQIVGEQIANWNKDEAMKYMEDWVQANDKIDAVIAMNDNMAAGALEVVKDNPKYKDMLAYGVDGTAEALYLIKDGKMTSTCLQNANELAEKLLDASNKLLTGQEKEINTDIGNPLVNKDNVDEYIEVLKKSGTIK, encoded by the coding sequence ATGAAGAAAAAACTGTTAGGACTAGTTTCAGTGTTATTAATGGGGACTTTATTAGTCGGATGTTCATCAAATAAACCGGCTGAGAGTGGTTCAGCCAGCGGCGAGAAAACATACAAGGTTGCTTATATTGCCCGAGCTCAATCCGACTCCTTTGCAGCTTGGCTTGCCAATGCAGTCAAAGATGAAGCAACAAAATATCCCAACATCAAACTGGAGGTATTTGATGGTCAGGCAAACGATGATAAAGAAAACTCCATGATTGAAAATGCTATTACCAATAAATTTGATTTGATTATCGTTCAACCTAATAGCGGTGAATCTCAAAGACCATACGTTGAAAAAGTTGTTCAAGCTGGTATCTACGCCATTACTACTAACGCACGGATCGCCGGTATTGAAGGTGCATCCTCAGTGGATGCTCAGCCTTACGAGCAAGCAGCCGTTAATGCCCGGGCTGCCTTAACTCAGGTTCCTCAAAACGCCAAAGTCGTTGTCTTAAAAGGACCTTCCGGTAACTTCCATGCTGATGAGCGTCGTGCCAGCTGGCAAAAAGAGTTCTTTGACAAACGCCCGGATGTTCAAATCGTAGGCGAACAAATTGCTAACTGGAACAAAGATGAAGCTATGAAGTACATGGAAGACTGGGTTCAAGCGAACGATAAGATTGATGCTGTAATAGCTATGAATGACAACATGGCTGCCGGTGCTCTGGAAGTTGTAAAAGATAATCCAAAGTACAAAGATATGCTTGCCTATGGTGTTGATGGTACTGCCGAAGCATTATACCTCATTAAAGATGGTAAAATGACCTCTACTTGCTTACAGAATGCCAATGAACTTGCCGAGAAACTCCTCGATGCCAGTAACAAGCTGTTAACCGGCCAAGAAAAAGAGATTAACACAGATATCGGCAATCCCCTTGTTAATAAGGATAATGTAGATGAATATATTGAAGTTCTGAAAAAATCCGGAACAATTAAATAA
- a CDS encoding NAD(P)-dependent alcohol dehydrogenase, whose protein sequence is MKNRAAYMTGLNKMEIREIEVPVPKEKEVLVKLEYVGICGSDVHYLEHGKIGDFIVNGDFILGHECAGTIEAVGSGVEKLKVGDRVALEPGITCGQCEFCKTGRYNLCPDVEFLATPPYHGCLMNYIAFPENMAFKLPETISTKEGALVEPLAVGMHAAKQGNVKLGDSVVILGSGTIGLVTLLACKAFGATDITVVDVIPKRLEYAKKLGATTVLNAAEVDVLAEIDKLTNNKGVDVVIETAGSAQTIAQTPYVIKNGGRIVLVGMAPQDIIEYNFAKILAKEAEIKSVFRYRNIYPQAINAIAKGIIDISSIITHEFDFDDVASAFDFVINHKQEVVKGVIKIG, encoded by the coding sequence ATGAAAAACAGAGCGGCCTATATGACAGGTCTCAATAAAATGGAAATCCGTGAGATTGAAGTTCCTGTACCGAAGGAAAAAGAGGTTCTTGTCAAACTGGAATATGTGGGAATTTGTGGCTCCGACGTTCATTATTTGGAACATGGCAAAATCGGGGATTTCATTGTTAATGGTGATTTTATATTAGGTCATGAATGTGCGGGAACCATTGAAGCCGTCGGATCAGGCGTAGAAAAACTCAAGGTGGGGGATAGAGTAGCCTTAGAACCGGGAATAACTTGTGGGCAATGTGAATTTTGCAAGACGGGCCGATATAATCTTTGCCCGGATGTAGAATTTTTAGCCACACCACCCTATCATGGCTGCTTAATGAACTACATTGCCTTTCCGGAAAACATGGCTTTTAAGCTGCCGGAGACGATCTCAACCAAAGAAGGTGCTCTCGTCGAGCCTTTAGCCGTTGGTATGCATGCTGCGAAGCAAGGCAATGTTAAGTTGGGAGATTCAGTGGTGATCCTGGGCTCAGGTACCATAGGTCTGGTTACTCTTTTAGCCTGTAAGGCCTTCGGGGCAACGGATATTACTGTTGTTGACGTTATTCCCAAGAGGCTGGAATACGCTAAAAAGCTGGGTGCAACGACGGTCTTGAATGCTGCAGAAGTGGATGTTTTAGCAGAAATCGATAAACTTACGAATAACAAAGGCGTGGATGTTGTCATTGAGACAGCAGGCTCTGCCCAAACCATAGCCCAAACCCCCTATGTCATTAAAAATGGCGGGCGTATCGTTCTGGTTGGCATGGCACCTCAGGACATTATTGAGTATAACTTTGCCAAAATCTTAGCGAAAGAAGCCGAGATCAAATCCGTCTTCCGTTACAGAAATATTTATCCTCAAGCGATTAATGCCATTGCCAAAGGTATTATTGATATCTCCAGCATTATTACCCATGAATTCGATTTTGATGACGTTGCCAGTGCCTTTGACTTTGTAATTAACCATAAACAAGAGGTTGTAAAAGGGGTTATAAAAATAGGTTAA
- the xylB gene encoding xylulokinase, with protein MQYLLGVDLGTSGTKTVLFDLAGNPICAKTIEYPLYQPANGWAEQDPSDWWNATCDGIKYVITASGIDASEIAGIGLSGQMHGLVMLDRDGIVLRKSIIWCDQRTADECQQMNELVGERRLIEITANPALTGFTASKILWVQNHEPELYEKCAHILLPKDYIRYMLTGEFATEMSDASGMQLMDIPQRRWSDEILSKFNITKSMLGKLYESPDITGQVHQRAAELTGLREGTIVVGGAADNSAAAVGTGVVRSGNAFTTIGTSGVIYAISNDVSIDIQGRVHTFCSAVPGKWTVMSCTLGAGLSLKWLRDTCCLEEIKEAENLGVDPYVVMNTLAEQVKPGAGGLVYLPYLMGERSPHPDPYCRGVFFGLSASHNRGNMIRAVMEGVAYSQRECVDVFKEMQVNVQDMIACGGGGRSPLWRQMLADMYNCPVSTIKADEGPAFGAAILAGVGAGVYTSVEDACDNLVIKNSIQHPNPAAQKTYEEYYQLYKKLYVDLQESFKYLSRLPK; from the coding sequence ATGCAATATTTGCTTGGCGTTGATCTGGGAACTTCGGGTACAAAAACTGTGTTGTTTGATCTTGCCGGGAATCCAATCTGTGCTAAAACCATTGAATACCCGCTATATCAACCGGCCAATGGTTGGGCAGAGCAAGACCCTTCTGATTGGTGGAATGCCACCTGTGACGGCATTAAATATGTAATCACTGCGAGTGGAATAGATGCTTCTGAGATTGCCGGAATAGGTCTTTCCGGACAGATGCATGGGCTTGTAATGCTTGATAGGGATGGAATTGTTTTAAGAAAATCAATCATTTGGTGTGATCAGAGAACAGCTGACGAATGCCAACAGATGAATGAACTGGTTGGGGAACGAAGACTCATTGAAATTACGGCCAATCCTGCACTGACTGGGTTTACGGCTTCCAAAATACTTTGGGTTCAGAATCATGAACCTGAACTATATGAAAAATGTGCTCATATTTTGCTTCCCAAGGATTATATCCGCTATATGCTGACGGGTGAATTCGCTACAGAAATGTCTGATGCCTCAGGGATGCAGCTCATGGATATTCCTCAACGGCGTTGGTCTGATGAAATACTGTCGAAGTTTAACATTACCAAGTCCATGCTGGGTAAGCTCTACGAGTCACCGGATATTACAGGTCAAGTACACCAAAGGGCCGCTGAGTTAACAGGACTGCGTGAGGGAACAATCGTGGTGGGCGGTGCCGCCGACAATTCTGCTGCTGCGGTGGGTACAGGGGTGGTAAGGTCAGGCAATGCTTTTACCACCATTGGTACCTCCGGCGTAATTTATGCCATCTCTAATGATGTTTCCATAGACATTCAGGGCAGGGTTCATACATTTTGCAGTGCAGTGCCAGGGAAATGGACGGTTATGAGCTGCACCTTAGGGGCTGGCTTGTCCTTGAAATGGTTACGGGATACCTGCTGTCTTGAGGAAATCAAAGAGGCAGAAAACCTCGGAGTTGACCCTTATGTTGTGATGAATACCCTGGCTGAACAAGTGAAGCCTGGAGCAGGCGGTCTGGTTTATCTGCCTTATTTGATGGGGGAAAGATCCCCACATCCGGACCCTTACTGTCGCGGGGTATTCTTCGGCTTGTCGGCTTCCCATAATCGAGGCAACATGATTCGTGCAGTCATGGAGGGAGTTGCCTATTCTCAACGGGAATGTGTTGATGTCTTTAAAGAAATGCAAGTCAATGTCCAGGATATGATAGCCTGTGGAGGGGGAGGAAGAAGTCCCCTTTGGAGACAAATGCTTGCAGATATGTACAATTGTCCTGTCAGCACCATCAAAGCGGATGAAGGACCTGCTTTTGGTGCAGCTATACTTGCAGGAGTTGGAGCAGGAGTCTATACATCAGTAGAAGATGCCTGTGACAATTTGGTCATTAAGAATAGCATTCAACATCCTAATCCTGCTGCTCAAAAGACCTATGAGGAATATTATCAGCTTTATAAAAAATTGTACGTTGATTTACAGGAGTCCTTTAAATATTTGTCCAGACTCCCAAAATAA